One part of the Acyrthosiphon pisum isolate AL4f unplaced genomic scaffold, pea_aphid_22Mar2018_4r6ur Scaffold_1335;HRSCAF=1818, whole genome shotgun sequence genome encodes these proteins:
- the LOC100572490 gene encoding zinc finger MYM-type protein 1-like, producing the protein MDGKKRLSGAAYRKKAREKAEKCASVISKTANLQSYFHKVAVHTNEVGDDSIAIDGFVNHVTDNEINVDNTNSSSQQVDLFAVEDDNIVIEDFVNPVTANEINVDNTNSSSQKADSFDKNSTEIETLIESPKTEEVKDLNSLNRLTTFGFKKSYLEDPALWNINDSLKDYISINGVSQDLSQTNFLKSKRTYTVNNRGTSKTIHRYFCKKYLESTLINGEVIKRNFFLYSISKGCIYCYPCALFGNKSSFATCGFSNWKKAEEKLSSHENSHKHRTNISTMKQRSIILERIDQKLIHQMEFENNYWKTILKRIVAVVKALSSRGLSFRGDTTQIGCSNNGNFFMAIELIAEFDVVLSEHIKKYGNPGKGHTSYLSFHTYEQFILLMAENVVNNIIEEINKTRYFSISIDSTPDISHTDQLSFIIRYVNVQGEPVERFLCFIDNIGHKSQEMMEAVIHIFKKYNLNTNYLRGQSYDNASNMSGAYTGLQARIKSINSLADFVPCSAHSLNLVGKMLQVAAMMQMNFLDSYKTFIHFSLFLHTVGKF; encoded by the exons ATGGATGGCAAAAAAAGGTTAAGTGGAGCTGCTTACCGCAAAAAAGCTAGAGAAAAAGCTGAAAAATGTGCATCAGTAATTTCTAAAACTGCAAATCTACAATCTTATTTTCATAAAG TTGCTGTCCATACTAATGAAGTTGGAGATGATAGTATAGCAATTGATGGTTTTGTTAATCATGTTACTGATAATGAAATTAATGTTGATAACACAAACTCTTCATCACAACaag TTGATTTATTTGCTGTTGaagatgataatatagtaattgaaGATTTTGTAAATCCTGTTACTGCTAATGAAATTAATGTTGATAACACAAACTCTTCATCGCAAaaag CTGATTCATTTGATAAAAACTCTACTGAAATTGAAACATTGATTGAGTCTCCCAAAACTGAAGAAGTAAAAGATTTGAATAGCTTAAATAGACTAACAAcgtttggatttaaaaaaagttattt ggaGGACCCAGCTTTATGGAATATTAATGATTCATTGAAAGACTATATTTCAATTAATGGTGTTTCTCAAGATTTATCACAGACAAACTTTTTGAAATCAAAGAGAACATACACTGTAAATAATAGAGGTACAAGCAAAACGATACACAGATATTTTTGTAAGAAATACCTAGAGTCCACTTTAATTAATGGAGAggttataaaaagaaatttttttttgtattcaataagtAAAGGCTGTATTTATTGTTACCCGTGTGCTTTATTTGGCAATAAATCTTCTTTTGCCACTTGTGGCTTTTCAAACTGGAAAAAAGCTGAAGAAAAATTATCTAGCCATGAAAATTCCCACAAACATCGGACAAATATTTCAACAATGAAACAAAGAAGTATAATTCTAGAAAGAATTGATCAGAAACTGATACATCAaatggaatttgaaaataattattggaagACAATTCTAAAGCGTATAGTTGCTGTGGTTAAGGCGTTATCATCAAGAGGTTTGTCTTTCAGAGGCGACACTACTCAGATTGGTTGTTCAAATAATGGAAATTTTTTTATGGCAATTGAACTGATTGCTGAATTTGATGTAGTTCTTTCggaacatattaaaaaatatggcaATCCCGGAAAAGGCCATACATCTTACTTGTCATTCCATACGTATGaacaattcattttattaatgGCAGAAaatgtagttaataatattattgaagaaatCAACAAAACACGTTACTTCTCAATTTCAATTGATTCTACGCCGGACATTTCACATACTGACCAACTTTCATTCATAATTCGTTATGTTAATGTACAAGGTGAACCAGTTGAACGCTTTTTGTGTTTCATTGATAATATTGGACATAAATCTCAAGAAATGATGGAAGCAGTTATTCATATATTCAAAAAGTAcaatttaaacacaaattacCTAAGAGGCCAGTCTTATGATAATGCATCTAATATGTCAGGTGCCTACACTGGTTTACAGGCaagaattaaatcaattaattcacTTGCTGATTTTGTACCATGCTCAGCACATTCGCTCAATTTAGTTGGAAAAATGCTGCAAGTTGCTGCCATGATGCAAATGAATTTTTTAGACTCCTACAAaacctttatacatttttctctaTTTCTACACACCGTTggaaaattctaa